aactattttgagATGTTCCAACGCAACTCCTGTTCGCTGTCGTGTCGGCACCCGATTCGCTTGCAGTTACTGCCTTGACCAGTTCCAAAACCCAACGGAATTGAGAAACCATTCAACGCAGGATCACATCAACGATAAACCAGAGTTCTTCAACGCTAGATCTCTCTCTAGACACATTGTGTACCTAGATATAACCGGTTTGCAGTGCAAAATTTGTGACCAATCCATTGAAAGTTTGGAGCAACTCATGGATCATTTGAAAGCAGTACATGATGAATTGGTTTACAAACAGATTAAGAATCAAATTGTTCCGTTTAAGTATGATGGGAGGAAGGTCCTGTGTGGTGTCTGTGGGATTGATATTGGGGAGTACAATGACTTTCAGGATCACATGTCGGACCATTATAGGAACTATGTTTGTGGATTCTGTGATTCCGGGTTCGTTATTCGCAGTAAAATGCTGGAACATAAGAAAACTGTGCATTTAGTTTAGTGCATTTTTCTTTAAGGGGGGAATCTATCGCTGtcatcggcggtatttccgaaccgatacgactttcaaacctttttgttgaaggtttgaaagtcgTATCGGAGCGtactttttaaaaggtcggcaacgcgcctatgactcctctggtgttgcgggtgtccatgggcggcgatgatcgcttaccatcaggcgacccgtctactcgtttgccacctattccataaacatccaatgacttccccgagggtgaggccagagggagtttcagacacttactgactaatgaacccgttcctactcctgctcttcgagcatgagccccggtaacccgctaggtagtccgcagctccgggtcaacatcagccctactgggtcccatctgtggtggtcttatggctctttgaggcctgcctttcgagccccggtaatccgcagctccgagaaTGTATGAATGATATTTCCTAGTTGGTTAGGTAGAAACTTAAGTTGTAATGGCAGTCtcgaattataattattattttttattatattaagtactCATGTAGTTGGTCTCTAAATAGAAATGTACGTCTagtaagataattttattgtcaagTAAATGTAAGTAAGCTAAAACTAATAAGAATATATAAGCTACATGCAAACTATAGATaaacagccgtactcagagtcgttaatagttacttaacccagtccttagcaatttttACAAAATCCTTACTAACTATTCAGGGCATAGCTAGATGTAGCTATTACATTGATTGGTCATTTCGGAGTCACTAAGATGCCATAGAGCTGCATTTTAGTGCCAAATTGGTAGTGTTTAGTCTAAAAGATAGACTCTCGATACTGATAAACTCCATGACGCTGTATATTGTAAGATTTTATGCAGCTTAgtttaagaaatagtttaactaatcattaaatatctctgagtgagGCAGTATAGTAAGATAGTTATTGATTAATTATAAGTACActgtaatttgtaataaaatattacaaagtaaATCCGCTTTTAATTTGTAGATATTTAAGAACTAGTTGATTACCAGGTTTTTTATCGTCATAAACgacctatgttttttttataatcagttCGGCAGTTTTGGCGTGAATGGCAAatggtaggtaggtatacagTTTCGCAATCGAAGTCTATTATTCGGGTTTGAGTTGCTATAATAAGCCTCAACCCAGTAAATCATTTGATATACTTTTATTGTTACGAGTGGGCTATGCTATTACCTACTACTTCATACTacctttttttgttgacgggagaaaatcttcaaaagacgcctagctttttggggaaaaaactagggaCTGTGGGTTTTTACCGCATACTACCTAAGATTTAATGTAGCagtttagataagtaagtaaggAACAATCAtcttttaagtttaaattacaataacattactATTTTTAAGTAGCAACACtaacaattttttcaattaGCAACTCTTAAAAAACCGTTACGAtttgaaactttaaaaacaaaaacgaattAACGATCACCTTTTTTTGTAGGTACTGACCCGGAGTCCGTACTGATTGAGATCGAAGTCGATACATCGGCGTTTATAACTGAAGATCAAGATCAGAATACTACCCCGCTGACTGAAGTCGACAAACATAGAGAAAACATACGTACAATTCTTCTTGCTACAAACGCCACACCTATAGGCCGATACGGAAGCCTCGGATACAGCTGTTGTTACTGCCCAGAAGTTTACTCAACCCCACATGTGCTTAAAAAACACACGATCGACGAACACGGAGAAGAACACATATCTTTATACATGAATAACCACACAATGTTGAATTATATAGTCAAATTGGACATCACTGGTTTACGCTGTGAAATGTGCATGGTACCATTCGAAGAACTACACACAATTATGGAACATTTAGTGTTAGCACACCAGAAATTTTTCCACAGGGACATAAGGAACCATATCGTGCCATTCCGTTTTGATTCGGACATGCTACGCTGTGTAGAATGCTCATTCGcgtataataatttcaaaatcttactCGAACACATGAATACGCATTACAGTAATCATATTTGTGAGGTCTGTAAAGCTGGGTTCGTCAATAGGAGGATGCTACAAGCCCACATGTATCGTCACAAAACTGGCGTATTTACGTGTGGTGTCTGCGCTAAAATTTTTGACACAAGAATCAAAATGAAAGTACATGAGAGAATGGTGCATATGTATTTGAAAAAACGGCCAAAATGCACTATTTGTGAGCAGAAATTCAATGATTTTGAAACTATGATACAGCATGAAGCTGATTTGCATGGATTTCAGAGAGACTTCCGATGTGAAACGTGTAAACAAGCTTTCGGTTCGCAAAAGTCTTTTATGATGCATAAAAAGTTGTATTGTGTGAATTAATCTGTTGACTACCAGCAGCCCTAATTGCGGTTCTGTGGAAGATGTCCATCACTTATTGGTGGAATGTAGTCGAtacgagagagagtgttagactcttagaGTTCCTTCACCTGCTTTTCGAAGCCCCGGGAAACATTAATAGCTGAACtgaatattaatgtttgtaaattagGAGTATTCTAAACTATATTATCTAGGCCACTCACATCAGGGCCCACGATAGGAAATAGCTTATGTAAGGTCGTTGATTTCAGTTCTTTTAAACCTAGTTTAAACAGTTACATACCATTTAGTATACGAATTTCTTAACTTGCTGTGTTAAATGGCACGGCCCCGTTTATCCGCACAAATACAAGTATACTGTAAAGATATCTTTAACTAGGGAGAgtagttaactaaaaatcacggtatactcacgtacattaatggagaaaagctctactagtttcgagtcacagagggactcttcgtcatgagcagcgtgcgcagacgcagcgacgtcgcgcagcctactgatgcctaccattaatgtacgtgagtaaatcgtgttgttttagtgaatttaatatgtctcacgataactataatataaaaataagtcgggtttttcttcctgacgctataactccagaacgcacgaaccgatttccacggttttacattcgttggaaaggtctcgggctccgtgaggtttatagcaaatttaggaaaaattcaagggaatagcaggaaaacagggaaaatcattggtcgTGAAATGGAGTTcgtcgggtttgctagtttattatgaaaatagaaTAGCTAAGACTTGAAACAACGGTATTACGCAAAAAACTAAAGCACAATACTAcccacatttttataaaatatatatctttaGTACATTCTGTACTAATGATATTTTTCTACTCTTCTGAgtagaaaaacatttttgtacctTTTTGGAAGCTGTagctattatacatatataagtaaaTTAGATGCTACTTGGAGCTAAGAATCAATAGCGACGATATAATTAAGAATCTCCCTAgtaatatatacaaatattttaaagtaaataagtaggtacctacatagtaaATTATATCATTCCAAATCATatcaatacttaataatataattatgcgaAATGagaaacaaaacgagagcgctttcggcgctcttattggttggttcatttgcgccCGCCAATCgttttctttcaacgtaaagcaaactcttactaagggtacagtaggTAATAATAACTCTTTTGTAACTTATGACTGGGTGATAAACAAACGATGCACAGCCGAAATTACTGCTCGTAGTAGGcagtgtgacatgtagcgcgttTAGTAAGTGTAGTGTGGGAGTACTAAGATAGcacttttatatgtatagagaaAGTGAAATGTAAAAATACGTAGTTGCACTATCTATTTGGAGATTCCAATTTAGAttttgtgatttaaaaaaatcctagtatTATTTTTCTAGAAATTAGGTAAGTTTAGAcgtaaactatttttattactaagtaagtaattttcCTTTATAAAATAGTATTGAATAACCGGGTTTGTATGATCCTACGGGGTAATTTTGaccaataaataactaataccGTATACATTTCCTTCTAGATTCAAATTGCTTATACATAATTTGGATCAAAATTACCCCAACTTACCCAATATTTCTGCTTAGGTAGGTTACTCCTTTGGCATACGACATTTTTTctaatgttatattatgataacaagtaacaagtgaTATGAACTGAAATTGATTTATTGATCTCATAATGcggtgatattttatttaatattatttttgtataaaaaaaagataaatggtTGAACAGTGTTACTAGTTGTTTTTTGCGAAAAGTCATAGACGAAAGCTACgtattattatagtaatgttacaaaaaatgtatttgaaattaGTAAATTGgcggtaaatatatttttttaatataaaatttatgttgGTTGTTGAAAggttaatttgttattttttattacatatagaaactctggcatcctCCTTTGCAATGCACTTTCCCGTCAGTATCAATCATGTCACCTAGACGTCACCACGTGTCATGTACGCTACAAAATACCtaatacgtaaataaaaaagtacaatgtaaaaatggtattttatttCTGCATTGACCAAACCTTCCGTCTTATATTATCGGTGGTgccattttatttcaatttataggttaggttaggttacaGGTTATTCGCGAACATACTTTTTGGAAAGTGTCGTAGGTTATACATtcgtaaacaatatatttattcaatcatattcattggtacacatagcttagtactggttgaaacggactcagcttagCTGTGCTTTTCATATGGATGAAtttctatcgatacattgcatactcgagctgcgcatcttcctcgcacagctacatagcttagtatcagtggaaatggtcacatagttccacagctttgctattacatcctcgcagcatagctacatagcacatctcttgtggaaaactCCCTAATACTGTTTTTCAGTTTCGACATTTTGACAGAGCTATTTTCTGCGTTTAATGTGGTTTACTAACGATGGGGCCTACCGTATTTTATCGTCACCAGATGTCGCTAGTGTGAAACCTTCGTTattcgtccaatagggaatcagctagtgtcacaccattggacgttcaGTTTTTGACAGCTACAGTGATTGGATAAAACACCTCTTCCTACAAAAAACGATAGCCCCCATTAATAGATTTCTCTTTTTTTAATCAAAGATATctactaacatttttattttatgtttatagagGCGACGCGGTCAAGAAagcaaataattacaataactaCGGAGAGCAAAGAAAGGAGAGTCAACAAGAAACGCATCATCGAAATAAAATCCAACAAGTCCAAGGTGCCAATACATTTAAAAAGGAAGAAAGAAGttgacaaacacaaacacaatataCGAACTATTCTGAGTAATACCAACGCTACGCCAATCGGGAAATACGCAGGCATCGGCTTCGTTTGCAGCTTCTGTACTCAAGAATACGAAACTCCGGCGGAGCTAAAAACCCATACAACATCCAACCATAAGGACGCTAGCTCCACTTTCATGGAAAATAAACTCCTGTACAATTACATGGTGAAACTGGACATCACTAACCTCAAATGTGACATCTGTCAAAGTGACATTGACAGTTTAGAACAGATAATGCACCATTTACAGACTGCTCACGACAAATTCTTCTATTTAGGCTTGAAAAGTTACGTCCTACCGTTCCGGTTTGATAATGACACAACAGAATCATTATTATCATGCGTAATTTGcaataatagttataataatttcaaagttttaCTTGAACATATGAATTGTCATTTTAGGAATTATATTTGTGAGGTCTGTGATAACGGGTTTGTGAATAGGAAAACCCTGGTATGTCATTCCTACAGACACAAGACCGGGGTTTTTACTTGTTCTTACTGTCAAAAAGTGTTTAATACTAGTGTTAAGTTAAAGCAACATGAGAAGGCGGTACATGTTTATATGAATAAAAGGAACAAATGCGGTTACTGCGGGGAAAAATTCACGGATTATGTGAAGAAGAATTTGCACGAAGTACAGATGCATGGCGCGAAACCGCTCGTGTTGAAATGTCAGGCGTGTGACAAAACGTTTGACAACCAGAGGGCGTTGACGTTTCACACTAAAACTTACCATCTGTTGGAAAAAAGTACTAAATAACTAGATTACAGACGTACGCGAAGAcacttaatgattactcaaactattccttagtaacgattttgttccaaaaacaattgctaaggactgggttaggtaaccattaaatgactctgagtaggtCTGTTAGATTAATTTGAACATGTCcagataagtaggtacgtataataaaatcaatacagCAGTGGAAATGCCCTTAAACCTCTTAATTCGTCTTTAAAAGCTCTATTTTATTAGAAATCCGTTAAGTTCAACTTctgaagataaaaataaaacaaacaaattcaaaaatgtcttttatttgtttgtagatGAAACAATCTTACTTTTCTAAGATCGTCTTAATCGCTCCATCTCGTTGGGGAACGTCCGCGCGATCTCGGTGTTCCCATCCACAATTAGTTTTTCTAAATTCTCACCGCCTCTGAGGCCTTGATAgacaaaatgttataatttcaaACCAGCAGACTTGGTAAGTAATCAGCACTTCATCCACATGGTCACACGcatcaccagaggagttacaagtgcgttgtcgatCTTAGGGGATAAGACttcacggagctgcggacaatgcaACAGggtaccggggatccggctcaaaacaggagaaggaacggggtggtgtttagtcagtaagagtctgacactcccgcccgcctcaccctaggcaggagaagtcattggatgatatccctcaaaaaaagggggaTTAGACCTCCGGTAACGTCAACACAGCGAAACGCAACATAATCGTAGTTTCACGTcagtttcttttctttattttactcCTTCATTTTTCTAACGTCTGTTAAGCTTGAAATATCAACACCAGGATGATTCCGCATCGCATGTTGTTTTAACGTAGATTTCTGAACAAAATCCTTCCCACACACGGGACAGGCAAACCTCTTCTCTCCAGTGTGTATCCGAACATGATCTTTCAAATTGTTTTCCCACCGAAATAGTTTACCACACAAATCACATTTAAACTTCCTAACATCAGAATGCGTTTTCAAATGCAATTTCAAACTGTGATTATCAAAAAAGCTCTTTCCACACAAATTGCAAACACAAGTTTTCTCGCCCATATGAACTTTTTTCTGATGTTCCAAAACTCCGGAGGGATATCGGAACTTTTTGCCGCAAACGCCGCAAGATGGCGCCGGGACACCGTGTTCCAAATCCAAATGTGACGTTCGCAAATAGGCGGGAATTTTGACATTACAATCTTTGTATGGACATTTTCGTAATCTCGGTCGTCTTTTTAAATGGACAAAGCGATAATGTTGGGAGATCAGGGGCTGAGAGGAAAATGTGTTGCCGCATTCCTTGCACCGATATTTTTCATCGACGATGTCGTAGTAGGCTTCTCCTGGAAAGAAAAATTGATGGTTACATTTCTTATATAGTGTTTGTAATcactaaattatttcttttacttgtttgttacatttttaaatattaaattaaaaagaaaaaaaaataaaacatttaaaaatataaaaagcagtagcccaccagtaacgggataaatccaagctaccggtggtcagggctcaagagagaggaatttccggacaatacgcgccgtgtccagaagtactgcatCAGGCTCTCgatccaaccgtctaacgttagcctactcagatgttggtcgaggcttttggctataaggccattggcagatacgactatcggcacaatgattgctgaatctacatcccacatgtcgacaacctcatgagctaaatcaagatatttactggctttatctttttcagctttcacaagattctcgtcatgtgggattgttatatcaattatcattgtgcgacggcttggtcgatctatcaccacaatgtcaggtttgttagcaacaattgtcctgtctgtgatgatagttcgatcccaatacagtgtgacatctccattttcaagaactgggtcaggcagatacttataatacggtacttcagattcaacaagtttgtattttaaagcaagttgttgatgaataatcctggctacaagattatcattaaattaattattatgttatcactaaattaattattatgttatcggcttacttacacgacacgtcgtgtgtcgcggaatgctgctcatgaatatgagcctctggcatggcttgaaactagtcgagttcctcgtcaaaacattacgtgagtaagccgataacataataattaatttagtatgtctcacgaaagttacaataaaattatagtgtaATCACTAATCAGTAACgataaaacggggtgaatagcgATCGAGAGGTGAACAGCAGAAGGgtaaatagatactatgaagaatccCTGTACCTATTCagctctcgatccctattcaccccgtttattTGGTAGCTACTAAGCTTTCGGGTGCACGCGACGGTTcctaattgttttttgttaatgggACAAGCCGCCACTTtctcccaaaccgctgcaattCCTGTGTACcagtatctacagtagatacaaccatgaaaacaccggaacactgaagtccggcgcgtcccagggacatgaatgactgtcttggatcccgcaatgcAATagatcagaagatattattagactAGAAGAAAATGATAGTTTCCACTTTTGCGCCGGTTCCTAAGtacacttgcaacaccagaggcgtcacgaGTACGTACTTGACAGGGGCACAATCATTTGAAGAGCCGGGTGTTTTTTTCAAAAacctttaacttttatttaacaaatcattatcctcccgcgttattaagcatcgtggtagcttattatcatcctcaTTTATATTGGATTGGGTGAGAGCATCACGGctcaatttattgaaatcaatatttgtgtttcaatcagcagaattgttaacttttggttgaggataatgacgccgttaactttttgtgatttttttgaagaatcaccagCCCCTTTATCTATGTCGATACCAATTGGTCCATGAAGATAGGTGAACACAACAGAGCACCATCTATTGCGACTCACACATACATATTTGAATTTCTTTAGCATCAAGTACGAGACTTGtagtcaaatactcaaacatcactcaattttaaaacactCTCAAATATAGTACTATTCCTACAAATTCTTCTTAAATGACagagattttttcttttttgagggggaaaatcatccaatgacttctcccgccttgggtgaggcgggagggagtgtcagactcttactgactaaaaaccaccccgttccttctcctgctttgagccggagccccggtaaccttttacgttgtccgcagccccggatcaggcatcagccctactgggccccatctgtggtggtctggctctttgaggcgcgcgcggaacgcgacgcgccgtacgcacgggtctggttctggtcgggcggcgagctacccttgctcgccatccgcagacccgcacttacgatccccgacgcccggagtgtcttctgcggcggctggggcgtgaggaggatcgttccctcacgcgctccgcctcctccttagctagcataactgcttcgcagaaggaggagacggcgtcccattccccctcgctccgcaccatggcctgaaccaaagccggacgcgagaggtcatcgtcgccgatcacatccctaagctcagcccatgcagggcacaccgctactgtatgctccaccgtgtcctccgggtggtccacgcaatgccgacacccgggcgtttcctcccgccgaaatgacagagatagcacgagatTTAAGCACAACTTAAATTTGAGTAGCATTTCGTATTCGGGCGTTAGGGATTCGAGCCCAAGACCCCTTGCATAGCAGTCGCTCTTGCGGCCGCAACACCGACCAGACAATCTTaacacatttgtttttatgatttaggctagcaaacgagcagatgattcacctgatggtaagtaattggcgccactcatggacacccgcaacaccagaggagttacaagtgcgttgctggtttTTGAGGGTTAGGGATTAAGGATTTGAGCATTGAGGAGTCAATTGAGTGCACTGTAAAGacaagcgtccacaggcccgcatcgcacgcaacatattttagtttgtcttgtatagtgactcatacaactg
This is a stretch of genomic DNA from Spodoptera frugiperda isolate SF20-4 chromosome 24, AGI-APGP_CSIRO_Sfru_2.0, whole genome shotgun sequence. It encodes these proteins:
- the LOC126912233 gene encoding zinc finger protein 366-like, producing the protein MGPVGPSKSLRSRTIRDSSPIICEDEDKTISLDRKLNFASFVSIRPVGKKAIPWVRQQQQKIAEERRLTELDWQFDNIKTILRCSNATPVRCRVGTRFACSYCLDQFQNPTELRNHSTQDHINDKPEFFNARSLSRHIVYLDITGLQCKICDQSIESLEQLMDHLKAVHDELVYKQIKNQIVPFKYDGRKVLCGVCGIDIGEYNDFQDHMSDHYRNYVCGFCDSGFVIRSKMLEHKKTVHLV